A stretch of the Longimicrobiales bacterium genome encodes the following:
- a CDS encoding VOC family protein, with translation MATPAKNTICLWYNGDAEGAARFYAETFPDSSVGAVYRAPADFPSGKKGDALTVEFTVMGVPCIGLNGGPGFPHTWAFSFQVATVDQAETDRYWNAIVGNGGEEGACGWCRDRWGVWWQITPVALTEAMTGADTAAAKRAFDAMMQMKKIDVAAIEAARRG, from the coding sequence ATGGCAACGCCGGCGAAGAATACGATCTGCCTCTGGTACAATGGCGACGCCGAGGGCGCGGCGCGGTTCTACGCCGAGACTTTTCCCGATTCGTCCGTCGGCGCGGTGTACCGTGCACCCGCCGACTTTCCGTCGGGGAAGAAGGGGGACGCACTGACGGTCGAGTTCACCGTGATGGGCGTTCCGTGCATCGGGCTGAACGGTGGCCCCGGCTTCCCGCACACGTGGGCGTTCTCGTTCCAGGTCGCGACGGTCGACCAGGCGGAGACGGATCGCTACTGGAACGCGATCGTCGGCAACGGCGGCGAGGAGGGCGCGTGCGGCTGGTGCCGGGACCGGTGGGGCGTGTGGTGGCAGATCACGCCGGTCGCGCTGACCGAGGCGATGACGGGTGCCGACACCGCCGCCGCCAAGCGGGCGTTCGATGCGATGATGCAGATGAAGAAGATCGACGTCGCTGCGATCGA